The Trinickia acidisoli genome includes a window with the following:
- a CDS encoding putative bifunctional diguanylate cyclase/phosphodiesterase, which translates to MHGTYNFWLVGLSLVVATLASYTALDLSGRIASLSKRGQRHAWLAGGAGAMGVGIWSMHFIGVLAFSLPIPLGYDFTITACSLLIAILVSYFALRVITHETLGPKRLVCAAVLMGLGIVGMHYTGDAAMRMQPAIVYDPTLVAASIVIAIVASGAALYMAHALRAEDQGHVLAKRMAASLVMGLAITGMHYTAEAAANFPPGAICGAANGVDLRWLGTTIAIFTFAILIVTLMLSRFDARTASLVNSVSQLNGRIMHMAAFDSLTDLPNRRTLTEHIERALEFGKRGPGLFAVLFMDLDGFKTINDSLGHTVGDEVLKAFAQRLVDCVSAGDTVARLGGDEFVILMRHLGLAEEAQRVAEAVLERMREPIWVDARSLQVAPSIGIALFPRDGDTVETLLKNADAAMYAAKRAGRGTCRFFEADMNEAATRTLQIQHALHEALDKGYFSLHFQPKFFGRDGALAGAEALLRLNHPTLGLLSPAEFISIAERNGQIVPIGYWVVREACRQIRRWQAQNLRPTKVAINLSPRQLAQPDLLATIQEIVHAEHMSADQIMFEITETAAMHDVRRMAETVHAFQKCGFEVAIDDFGTGYSSLAYLQRFRVRQLKIDRFFVDGLDANSDEGTAIVSAIIELAHSLGMNVVAEGVETESQRKKLEALRCDELQGYLLGRPLTPEAFGVLLGDQNQRVPREATASRAAPLGAPPLPR; encoded by the coding sequence ATGCACGGCACTTATAACTTTTGGCTCGTCGGGCTGTCGCTCGTCGTCGCGACGCTCGCCTCGTATACCGCGCTCGATCTCTCCGGCCGCATCGCCTCGCTCTCGAAGCGCGGGCAGCGTCACGCCTGGCTGGCCGGCGGCGCCGGGGCGATGGGCGTCGGCATTTGGTCGATGCACTTCATCGGCGTGCTCGCCTTTTCGCTGCCGATCCCGCTCGGCTACGACTTCACGATCACGGCTTGCTCGCTGCTGATCGCGATCCTCGTATCGTACTTCGCGCTGCGCGTGATCACGCACGAAACGCTCGGACCGAAGCGCCTTGTCTGCGCCGCCGTCCTCATGGGCCTCGGCATCGTCGGCATGCACTACACGGGCGATGCCGCGATGCGCATGCAACCCGCCATCGTCTACGATCCCACGCTCGTCGCCGCATCGATCGTCATCGCCATCGTCGCCTCGGGCGCCGCGCTGTATATGGCGCACGCGCTGCGTGCCGAAGATCAAGGCCACGTGCTGGCCAAACGCATGGCCGCGTCGCTCGTGATGGGGCTAGCGATCACGGGCATGCACTACACGGCGGAGGCGGCCGCGAATTTCCCGCCGGGCGCGATCTGCGGCGCCGCCAACGGCGTCGATCTACGCTGGCTCGGCACGACGATCGCGATCTTCACGTTCGCGATCCTGATCGTGACGTTGATGCTCTCGCGCTTCGACGCGCGCACGGCTTCGCTCGTGAACTCGGTCTCGCAATTGAACGGCCGGATCATGCACATGGCCGCGTTCGATTCGTTGACCGACCTGCCCAATCGCCGCACGCTCACCGAGCACATCGAGCGCGCGCTCGAGTTCGGCAAGCGCGGCCCAGGCCTCTTCGCGGTCCTGTTCATGGACCTCGACGGCTTCAAGACGATCAACGACTCGCTCGGGCACACGGTCGGCGACGAAGTGCTCAAGGCGTTCGCGCAGCGTCTCGTCGATTGCGTGAGCGCCGGCGACACCGTGGCACGCCTAGGCGGCGACGAATTCGTCATACTGATGCGCCACCTCGGTTTGGCGGAGGAGGCGCAGCGCGTCGCCGAGGCCGTGCTCGAGCGTATGCGCGAGCCCATCTGGGTCGACGCGCGGTCGTTGCAGGTCGCGCCGAGCATCGGTATCGCCCTGTTCCCGCGCGACGGCGACACCGTCGAGACATTGCTGAAAAACGCCGATGCGGCAATGTATGCCGCCAAGCGCGCGGGCCGCGGCACCTGTCGCTTCTTCGAAGCGGACATGAACGAAGCGGCGACGCGAACGCTGCAGATCCAGCATGCGCTGCACGAAGCGCTCGACAAAGGCTACTTCTCGCTGCACTTCCAGCCGAAGTTCTTCGGCCGCGACGGCGCGCTGGCGGGCGCCGAGGCACTGTTGCGGCTCAATCATCCGACGCTCGGCCTGCTCTCGCCGGCCGAATTCATCTCGATCGCCGAGCGCAACGGGCAGATCGTGCCGATCGGCTATTGGGTGGTGCGCGAGGCGTGCCGGCAGATCCGCCGCTGGCAGGCGCAGAACCTGCGCCCCACGAAGGTGGCGATCAATCTCTCGCCGCGCCAGCTCGCGCAACCCGATCTGCTCGCGACGATCCAGGAGATCGTGCACGCCGAGCACATGAGCGCGGACCAGATCATGTTCGAGATCACGGAAACGGCGGCGATGCACGACGTGCGCCGCATGGCCGAGACCGTGCACGCGTTCCAGAAATGCGGCTTCGAGGTTGCCATCGACGATTTCGGCACCGGCTATTCGAGCCTCGCCTACCTTCAGCGCTTTCGCGTGCGTCAATTGAAAATCGATCGCTTCTTCGTCGACGGGCTCGACGCAAATAGCGACGAGGGCACGGCGATCGTCTCGGCGATCATCGAACTCGCCCATTCGCTCGGGATGAACGTCGTGGCCGAGGGCGTCGAGACGGAATCGCAGCGCAAAAAACTCGAGGCACTGCGCTGCGACGAACTGCAAGGCTACCTGCTCGGCAGGCCGCTGACGCCCGAGGCTTTCGGCGTCCTGCTCGGCGACCAGAACCAACGGGTGCCGCGCGAGGCTACGGCGTCGCGCGCCGCTCCGCTCGGCGCACCGCCGCTGCCGCGCTGA
- the upp gene encoding uracil phosphoribosyltransferase, with protein sequence MKQDSRFPKLFILDHPLIQHKLTHMRDKDTSTRTFRELLREITLLMGYEITRNLPITTRRVETPLVEIDAPVIAGRKLAIVPVLRAGIGMSDGLLELIPSARVGHIGVYRDAEHRPVEYLVRLPDLEDRTFILCDPMVATGYSAVHAVDVLKRRGVAGEHISFVALVAAPEGVQVFQDAHPDVKLYVASLDSHLNEHAYIVPGLGDAGDRLFGTKN encoded by the coding sequence ATGAAACAAGACAGCCGCTTCCCCAAGCTATTCATCCTCGACCATCCGCTGATCCAGCACAAACTCACGCACATGCGCGACAAAGACACGTCGACGCGCACGTTCCGCGAGCTTTTGCGCGAGATCACGCTGCTGATGGGTTACGAAATCACGCGCAATCTGCCGATCACGACGCGGCGCGTCGAAACCCCGCTCGTCGAGATCGACGCGCCTGTCATCGCGGGCCGAAAGCTCGCGATCGTGCCGGTGCTGCGCGCGGGCATCGGCATGTCCGATGGCTTGCTCGAACTCATTCCGTCGGCGCGCGTCGGGCATATCGGCGTGTACCGCGACGCCGAGCATCGCCCCGTCGAATATCTCGTGCGGCTACCCGATCTCGAAGACCGCACCTTCATCCTGTGCGATCCGATGGTGGCGACGGGCTACTCGGCCGTTCATGCCGTCGACGTCTTGAAGCGGCGCGGCGTGGCCGGCGAGCATATTTCGTTCGTGGCGCTCGTGGCGGCGCCCGAGGGTGTGCAGGTATTCCAAGACGCGCACCCGGACGTTAAGCTCTACGTCGCCTCGCTCGATTCGCATCTGAACGAGCACGCGTACATCGTGCCGGGGCTCGGCGACGCCGGCGACCGCCTATTCGGCACGAAGAACTAA